Genomic window (Macrobrachium rosenbergii isolate ZJJX-2024 chromosome 48, ASM4041242v1, whole genome shotgun sequence):
caccaacacaggcagccctcagagaacatgcaaagcgtgcagcctaccaggctgggatcatctggggacaggcaacccactgtaatccacacatgagcagtccagcttaatgggggtggacacagaaaggagaggcatggcagatacattggacaacactaccaccgattgcagcaagctgtcaagaattgacaaagtgctcctgtaaggtttgcaaaggaagatgcaagtgctctcaggcagagctttgctgcacatcactctgcagctgcatatgtgaacagtagtagatcgagaaacagcagcacggtatgcataactttgaaaatgtactagccgggacaaaacttatgtaaagaaagacaaacatcttggtagtcatcttgagaaatatgtctcagagtgctttttaaacaggaaaatatagttcagcaggcttcaaaacataggaatccacacttagatcatgcaaatcagacaactacaaatatttctaagcaaaacatttACTTCGGGCGGTTATTTTATGCGGCCCATCTTGAAAATTGCCGCCATCTtagattttcaattggccaatcaggcagatttgattagtataccttggaggacacttgtgccaaatttgatgcttgtatcatcatttgcacgatttttctgttatcttccCCACTATTCTCTATCCTGTATCTCCACCACTGGTCCCTCCACCCTCTGTTCttcccccatctcctctctctcattttcagtatttaaaagttgttcaaaatactcactccatctcTTCTTAATGTCTTCATCCCTATACAATATATTTCCATCTCTACCCTTGATGACCCCCAATTTACCCAAATCCTGTCTCTGCCTTTTCCTCAAATTTGATATCTTATAGatatccttttctccttctcttgttccTAGTCTTTCATTCAACTGCTCTGCCGTCCTTCCAATACCTAACCCCCTCCTTgcatctctttcctcttctctgtacCTTTCCTCTGCACCCTGTGCATGCCTTACTTTCCAGTCCttaaatgcttttaattttcttttaattgattctTGCACCTCTCCATTCCACCACCACTTTTCTCCTCTCGGCACGCTATATCCACTGGTTCTTCCCACCAGTTCCTCTGCTTTCCCGACACATATTTCTCTCATGTCTGCCtgcatattttcaactctgttaccctgtccaacttctctgttccccctttcctgccatctctctctcacaatcctCCTAAATTGCTCTCCCTTTTCTCCTTTAAGTTCCCAAATCTTAATT
Coding sequences:
- the LOC136831007 gene encoding uncharacterized protein, whose amino-acid sequence is MGCQEQEKELFKQEFEAVIRAVRGEEKIMMGTDMNGRVGKRRDGYEEVHGGHGFGIRNEDGDYILEMAQSFELACMNTWFQKLDKYLITYESEGVQSQIDYILVRGANKRNVMNCKVILGETCVKQHRLVVMDLKMRGRKSKRRKWRSRIKIWELKGEKGEQFRRIVRERWQERGNREVGQGNRVENMQADMREICVGKAEELVGRTSGYSVPRGEKWWWNGEVQESIKRKLKAFKDWKVRHAQGAEERYREEERDARRGLGIGRTAEQLNERLGTREGEKDIYKISNLRKRQRQDLGKLGVIKGRDGNILYRDEDIKKRWSEYFEQLLNTENEREEMGEEQRVEGPVVEIQDRE